GCCGGGTCGCCGCGCAGCGCGGTCGTCAGCTCCCGCAGGCGCTCCTCGTCGTACGGCACGTTCGAGCCCATCAGCAGGAAGCCGCCCACGCGCGCCTCCGCCAGGTAGCGCACGGCGGTCGCCGGGTTCTGCGTGCCGTAGTGCCCCATCACGATCGTGCCGGCCAGCGCGCGGGAGTCCATCTCGGCGGCCAGGGCCTGGGCGCGGGCGGCGATCGTGTCGGGCTCGGCGGCGACGACGGTGACGGCCTCGTCCTCGGGCGCCGCGGGCGCTGCCGCGGGGGCGGCGGCGTGTGCGGGCGGCGCATCGGCGGCGGTCGCCGGGAGCGCGCCGGACGCCGTCGCCGCGAGCACGGCGAGCGGGAGGCACAGCGCGAGCGCGCGACGCCCCCGTCCCCCGACTCCGATCACCCCTCCAGGGTACGCAGTTCGGCCGGCCTTCACCCGAGGGGGCGCGGCGATGGCGTAACGTCGATCGACGTGACGGAACCGGTGGCATCGGCTCGCGAGCAGCTCCGAGCGCTCGCCGGCGATCCCGCCTTCGCGCAGCCGTGGGGCGACTTCTCCTTCGGCCGCGACGACCGGCCGGCCGCGGTCCTCGTGCTCTTCGGGGTGCTCGACGCGCGGCGCGCCGATCGCGACGCGCCGGCCGTCTCGCGCGACCTCGACGTGCTGCTGCTCTCGCGCGCCACGACGCTGCGCAGCCACGCGGGCCAGGTGGCGTTCCCCGGCGGACGCATCGATCCCGGCGACGCCGGCCCCGTCGAGGCGGCGCTGCGCGAGGCCGTCGAGGAGACGGGGCTCGACCCCACCGGCGTCGAGGTGCTCGGCACCCTCCCCGAGGTGCCGCTGCCCTACTCGCTGCACCGCGTCACGCCGGTGCTGGGCTGGTGGGCGCGGCCCACGCCGGTGCGCGTGGTCGACGAGGGCGAGTCGTCGTCGGTGTTCCGCGCGCCCGTCGCCGAGCTGCTGGACCCGGCCAACCGCTACACGACGCGGCTGCGGCGCGATGAGGCGGAGCACCGCGGTCCCGCCTGGCTGCTGCAGATCGACGGCCAGGAGCGCCTCGTGTGGGGCTTCACGGCGATCATCCTCGACACGCTGTTCACGCGCCTGGGCTGGACGGAGCCGTGGGACCCGGAGCGCGTCATCGACCTCTGATCAGCCGGTCACGGGTACCGGGGCGACGACCCGCTCGACGCCCGCGTAGACGTTCAGGTGATCGCCGCGGACGAAGCCGACCAGCGTGAGCCCGCCCTCCTCGGCGAGCTCGACCGCGAGCGAGGACGGCGCCGAGACGGCCGAGAGCATCGGGATCCCCGCCATGAGCGCCTTCTGCACGAGCTCGAAGCTCGCGCGGCCCGACACCTGCAGCACGTGGCGGCGCAGCGGCAGCCGGTCGTTGAGCACCGCCCAGCCGACGACCTTGTCGACGGCGTTGTGGCGGCCCACGTCCTCGCGCACCACGAGGAGCTCGCCGGTCTCGGCGTCGAACAGCGCGGCCGCGTGCAGCCCGCCCGTCCGGTCGAACACCTCCTGGCGCTCGCGGAGGGCATCGGGGAAGCCGGCGATCGTGCGCGCGTCGATCGTGAACGCGTCACCGGACACATCGTGCGCCGAGACGGTGCGCACCGCGTCGATCGAGGCCTTGCCGCACACGCCGCACGAGCTGGTCGTGTAGAAGTTCCGCGTGAGATCGGTGCTCGGAGGCTCTACGCCGGGAGCGAGCGCCACGTCGAGCACGTTGTACGTGTTCTCCACGCCGCCGGTGCCGGGACCGCCGCAGTGGATCGCGGTGCGGAAGTCCGCCCCCGTGCGCACCACGCCCTCGGAGACGAGGAAGCCGGCCGCGAGCTCCACGTCGTGCCCCGGCGTGCGCATGGTGACGGCGAGCGGCTGCCCCAGCACGCGGATCTCGAGCGGCTCCTCGACGGCGAGCGT
This genomic interval from Microbacterium sediminis contains the following:
- the fdhD gene encoding formate dehydrogenase accessory sulfurtransferase FdhD; the protein is MGRITQRRPVTRISLGHGATRRPDTLAVEEPLEIRVLGQPLAVTMRTPGHDVELAAGFLVSEGVVRTGADFRTAIHCGGPGTGGVENTYNVLDVALAPGVEPPSTDLTRNFYTTSSCGVCGKASIDAVRTVSAHDVSGDAFTIDARTIAGFPDALRERQEVFDRTGGLHAAALFDAETGELLVVREDVGRHNAVDKVVGWAVLNDRLPLRRHVLQVSGRASFELVQKALMAGIPMLSAVSAPSSLAVELAEEGGLTLVGFVRGDHLNVYAGVERVVAPVPVTG
- a CDS encoding NUDIX hydrolase; this translates as MTEPVASAREQLRALAGDPAFAQPWGDFSFGRDDRPAAVLVLFGVLDARRADRDAPAVSRDLDVLLLSRATTLRSHAGQVAFPGGRIDPGDAGPVEAALREAVEETGLDPTGVEVLGTLPEVPLPYSLHRVTPVLGWWARPTPVRVVDEGESSSVFRAPVAELLDPANRYTTRLRRDEAEHRGPAWLLQIDGQERLVWGFTAIILDTLFTRLGWTEPWDPERVIDL